tcttcaatttcattatatcttttgttttgatttcGGAAATCAATGTATATGTCCCAAATTTCTCCAACAAAGTCAAAATATCCAAAATTAGTTGATCAGATCCGGTACGGATCCAGACCCACACCCACGTCGTGTTGACACAAGTGCGGCACCGAAAGTGAAGAGCCTGAGTAACCTAGGCTAGTAGTGTGCTTGTGACCATATTGGAGGATAAAACTTTCATGGTTTAGTTCTGGGGCGAATTTATGATTTAGAGCCAGTGGGTTCAAAATGATTATgatcttattatatatatacattttcaataaaaattaaaatgtaaATGCAGATGAATTAAAATTTGAGAAACTAACATCAGCTGCGAAGTTTAGGTCAGTGTCTCTGTATCCAAGTTCTTTGAGAAGCTCCCTCAGGTGGAGGAATGGACTGGAAATTTCTGTTATCCATAGCGTGGCAACCATTTCTGAACCACACTGCAATAGGGAGTAAATATTTGCTACGTAAAAccaattaattaaaaagaaaacaaaaagggacTTGTAATTAGGATAAGATACTCTTAGTTACCCGTTCATAAGCATGGCCAGCTCCAATTCCAATAACACACACCAAATGGTGAATTAAGTTATCAATCTTCACATTCTTGTCAAAGAGGCAACATACAAAATCATAAATAAGATAGGCCGCTGTCATTGCAAGTGCCCTCATCTGTTTTATTTTTCCCAAGAGTCATTGTTAGAGTTTAActtccaaaaaaaacaaaagaataatTAAGATACAAAATGTGTTCAATGGTGCAGGGTGGAATGAAAATCATGAGATATTAGAGTTCAAATCTCAATAGAGGCAAAAACCGTAAGGTGATTCTTTTGTCTGCCTAAGTTTAAGTACACAGAGTTATTTGTTGAAACACGCGCAAACTAACCTAAACATCACGGTAATAAACaaattaaaattagaaaatataccTGCTTGGGAGAAGATTTTGAAGCCACGGGACAGAGTGGGCAGCTCCAATCTTGAACAGAGAGGGAAGCCAAAATTACTGCTAAAGATGCATGGACTGTGGAAACCAAACGGTTACAGAAATCAAAAGAACGTTTTGGAAAGACCTTTCTTATTAACAGAAACAGTGTAGTCCACGATATAACTCCTAATAAGACAAGACTTATTATTGAATCTTCCATCTACAGCTCTGTCTCTTCCTTCTACTTCAAAATAAGAAATCAGAAGTACCAATTATTTTTCCACAATGCCAAGGGAAACTAGAATAGGAAAGTAGGCGTACAACGATTAAAGTTGCATTAATATTTTTTCCAAGTGTCAGAGGTAAGGTAGGTGGGGAAGTTAACCAAGTAGTTGGAGTTCATTATATCACAAAGGTTTCATGATCTTTTAGTGTAAGGCCCCCCCTTATTTCTACATTTATTTTGTACATGCTTTTTCTCTGTGTTTACGATATGAAATGCATGTACAAATGATGAACTTAGTTTAGTACTATATATGTAAAGGGAAGCATCTGCCATAAGTGAAAATGTTAACCTAGAAATATAATTAGAAAGACAGAGAAAATGCACCCCAGTTTGTGAGCTAACGCAATCATAATTTTCGATGCACGATAAGTCGATAATTAACTTACATATTAGAGGGCCTTTGTTTGAGGTTCTATAACTAGATGATTACTTATGTACTTATTTTCTTAACCAATAATTTGCGCGAATTAAATGCAACGCATAATCAGCTATGGGACTAGGAACTCATCTGAGTAACTGTTCCTTCCTATCGAGATTTTACTTTTGCTTTGTTCCAAAAAGAGCACATTCATTTACGATTACAGCATTTATTAAGGATCATGAATGTTTAGTGGTCTTCAAATTTTTAAACATAATTCACGGTTTAAGGAATTAATTTTGATCCATATTAATCTATCCATATTTCTCTCTCATCATTAATCTAAACTTGCTATTCCTAAGGGaaagtccccccccccccccccaaccacaAGTTGCTCTTACAATCCCCATTTTCCTTGTAAATCTCTCTCGGCCGACCTAAAATTTGGGCCTAACTTGGCCTCGTTTATGTCATAACAGACtctttcaagtttcaaggaactttttcgtatatatactagattttaaacttatttactcGGTTTGTCTAAGTTTTCATATTTATATaaagtaactaaattttgtttacaaaatatatataaatccgGTCAaagtctacaatttatctacaacttaaatacaatttttttgtACAGAATCCGGTAAAAaactataatttatatacaaGTTGTATATAATTATGTAAGTTGTAGATATTTTATATATCGTTTCTACACTCGAgcaacaaaatatatacaatttgtttatgttttctttttcgagtttcaatatgaaattccaACCAAAACCATCTCGAATCTTCACCAAATTTTGTCAAAAttaagatataaactccaaaggaTATTCCCAATCATTTGCAACAatatccaatccaaacaaaaaataattttgcaaatttcaatttttaaattcaaattctAAGCTTTCTAATGGCTATCATTGGAGTTTAAGCTCATGTATACACGACCAACTTCAGTTTAGTTTCAATTACACCGTTAATTCGTTTCAGTTTAGTTTCAAATGCCACTCTTGttgataattttttgtttatTCATCTAAAAATAGTTCTGCTAACCCATTTGTATTGGTGCTTCATATTTGTATTATATGGCTTTTAATCAGTTGAATCATTTTTTTTCACCATTCTTCAAAACTTCGAGCATGTTCATCTGCAAAAGCCGGATCAAAGAGGAACGAAGAGAGAAATATTTATACAGagaagaaaaatagagaagaatgaagcCTAAAATTGGTAGGATTGGAGtctaatatattatttttgtgtatAAATGGTAAATTATATATGCTATTATAATTAGTTAATAACATATCTATGAGGGATAAATAAGTTTATAATGTAATATAGATTGATAAAAATCTCCTCTTTCAAATGGATTCCTTTCATAAGCCCATAAACCCACTGAGGCGGATGCAATGTATACGTACCGGGTTCAACCAAACCCAATACTTACGATGCCaagcataaatttatgtgtaaaaatttttaaaattataataagtaatagatatgaactcataactttaaatacgtaatgagttcaatgctaaaaatcttaaagattgaacccataaaattcaaATCCTAGATCCGTCTATCGTAACCCTCAATGTTGGCTTAATTTGTAGTTTTAGCAAAAGTGAAAAAGCGACTACCATCACTTAATGAGTGTCAAAATAGAAAAAACCAATGTAAATTATCACAAGGGACATGTTTATTATCCTACTCCTTGCATTGGAGTTGTAGTGTGCTGATAAATAGGGCAGCGCGAAGCGTGACAATGGCATCCGTGCCCGCTTAAAAGCCTTTCGCTTTCACTTTTGGATAGCTATAGCTACCGGATTGTTATGGCTTGAATGGGACGAAATCCATGAAAGAAAAATTGCTTCTTTAGAAAACAAACTTACTCAGAGGTGATTTATCTGCGCTCATTTCTCTCATATCTTACAGTTAATTGTTGCGATTCTATTCTGCACAATATAGTACATGATTTCAATGCCATTAGAATCTCTTCCCTCTTGCATCTTCTCCTCTCCACTATTCAGGAGTTCACTGACACTATAGtaataatttgaaaagaaaaaaaaaccataATCTTATAGTTGAAGCATCATTGACCTTGAAACGTGGAATTTCAacttataaaaaatatagaaaaatagaaaaaatgctTTGTGTTATAAATAGTTTATAGATATTGACACCCCATGTGTGAATAGCTTATGAATGAATTCTCACGCTTTATGTCCATCCATGCACTAGTTTACAATAGTATATCTTTAccttttatgcctataaaagacTATGTAAATGGCAGTGGAAAGACACTCCAGAAGAAGTGAAAAATTACTTCTTTTCTATCTATGTTTGTtatattttactaaattacttttatttcattacacgttatcaacacgaaaTTCTAATCCTCTTCAAgtggattttcaattttcacaacatatattGTTTAACTTAATAAACAAATATAATGCACTTTGATGTGCCAATACTTGCTTACTATTTCATTTTCGGTTAGTTCACTTGATAAGTCATTGCTAATAAATGGTATGGTTTCTTCTTTGAGTTATATTTAGCTTAGATGTGCATTTGCAGTTTTTAGTCTACCCATTACTTTATGGATATATTTAAGGCATATGAGATAAAATAGTTAACATATATATGTTAGAAAATATGAAAGCACTGTGATATATCGTTTCATGTATCTTGAAAATTTATGTCTTGGAATACTATAAGTTATTGGCTCAACGATTAGATCTCCGTGTATGTTGCTATTGTAACTAATTGTCTATGTCTTTGTGCTTCACAGCTATAAGCAGAAGCATGCATTTTCTCACTAAGTTTTAGTGTCATATATATAAGTTAATCACAGTGATATGTGAAGTATGTACAAACTTATATTTGCATTAATATTAACAGCTAACGTGTATTTACATCAATATATCGTTAGGATCTACTAAACTCATATGATTCTTATTTATTGGCATTCAGAAACTTATTTTTAGTTGTTCTCTTTatttctaattcattttttaTGATAGCTTTTAccatgtcaaatttatcaaaacttgaatttgtgacACTTGATATCTCTCGaaagaactatttatcatgggttctcgaTGCTCAAATTCACTTAGACGTTAAAGGTCTTGGTGATACCATTACTCAAGGTAATGAGGCATCGAGTCAGGAACAAAGTGAAGgctatgattttccttcgtcatcatctggATGAAGGATTGAAAGTTGAATATCTGACAgtgaaagatccacttgaattgtgGATCGGGTTGAAGCAAAGGTATGACCACTTTAAGGCAATGGTATTGCCAAGGGCTCGTTATGAGTAAATACACTTACGGTTGTAAGATTTTAAGATCATAAGCGAGTATAACTCTATTGTATTTAGAATAACttcccaattaaaattatgttGGAAAGCTATAAATAATTAGGACATGTTGGAAAGATTTTTATGACTTCTCATGCATCAAATATGGTATTACAACAGTAATACCGTGAAAGGGATTTTAAAATATAGTATGAGTTGATCTCATATCTTCTTGTGGCTGAGCAGCATAATACCCTTTTGATGAAAAATCACGAAGCATGTCCCACTAGATCTTCTCCATTCGCAAAAGCGAATGTGGTAGCGGCACgtaataagtctgaaagaagataaaataattaTCGAGGCCATATTAATATACGTGGACGTGGCAATGTCAAGGGACGATATAATAATCGTCACTATGGTGGTCATTAAAATGAGAGAACAATATGGGTTCTTAAAACAATCCTTCAAGAGGAAAAAACGGTAACTGCCACCGTTGTGGCATGAAAGGTTATTGGAAAATTGAATGTCGTGCACCTGAGCATTTTGTCAGGCTTTATCAAAACTCCATCAAAAGAAAGGCAAATAATGTTGGAGCATCTTCTGCTAATGCCCCAGTGGAGTCACACTTAACCTTTCAAAATGATATTGAGGCATGATCTTCAAACAAATATGATGATAATGTCAAGACAAATAACACTTTTAAAGGTGACGATTTTGAAGACCTCAATGATGTTACTCATTTGGAAGTTAGAGACTTCTTTGGGGATCAAAACTGAAGTTTGTTTATTTAttgggtgtaacgacccggcttgTCGGTTTGAACATTtgcgctcctttcaactatttgaagtcttgaatagcttcatatgatgtattatgacgtgtgtgaatcgtcggttttgatttttaggtATTGATTAGTTcgaaagaataaatttcatgttgaaagcttaaatgaaaagggttAATCGGAGTTTGACGTTTGTGCAAATGATTccgtaatggagttttgatgatttcaatggctctgtatggtaatttcgCATTTAGAAGTGTGTCTGGATCTTTACTTtgaagtccgtagttgaatttggcttgaaatggcgaaagtaagaaattgaaggtttggaagtttaaTCGGGAattaactttattgatatcggggtcggaatccgatttcggaaattggaacagcttcattatgttatttatgacttgtacataaaatttgaagtcattctagaTTGATTTGgcatgtttcggcacaagatgaGTTTCAGggtagtttcggaccatttcgAGGCCATTTCAAGTTGCTAATTTTTGGCTACAGGGGTGTACAGTGCGATAGCGTGGACCTGGCCACGATAGTGaagagaaaaatatgaaaaatggaactGTGCATCGCGATTGCATGCGATTGCACGCGATCGCATAGGATAAAATCTCTGCTGCAGTGACtcgactttgaaagcttatatctcgcaacctacaagaaatttggagatgatccaaaaatgaaagttgtagcccttgatttggagtgttttaaaaaatattatgacAATAAACTACAAGCTGTCTGAGAAGAATTTGGGAAGTGTAATagaagtttgtgcttcgcgatcgcgaggaaatggccgcgatcgcatagagtaaaaatgCTCTAGAAATTTTTGTGCTTTACGATCGCGAAGAATTTTTCACTATCGCATAGGGTAATGACTGGGCAACAGAACTTAAGTTTgtctcattttctatttttacgatttggagctcggggagaggtggttttcgggatattttcaagaaaaatatcggggtaagagttcttaactcaattttggtcaaattaccctaatttattattattgttagcatttaattggtATTTTAACActacaaaaaaatagaattagctacgaacgtcgttgctaatctgtcgctaaatcATCCGTTGCTAGCAGGAGTTTTTGATAATCtgtcgctaaatgagattagcgatgGATTTTCTttttagctacagaatttgttCGTCGCTAAAACTAGATTTTTTAGTAGTGTAAGTTGGAAAAATTATGAAAACCCTTAAggttaaattgaggatttgagggtcgagttgatgtcggaatttggtaaatttggtatggttggactcatgattgaatgggcgttcatattttgtaacttttattgggTTCCAAGACGTGGTCCCCATTGTCAATTTTTGGGTAAATTTTCGAATTTAAttggaaaatttagtattttcacatggaattgattcctataatttgtgttgactgtatcgaattaattctgactagattcgaggcgttcggaggccgattcgcaaggcaaaggcatattgggatagagaatttcacggtttgaggtaagtaacatttctaaacttggagatGAGGGTAaaaaccctgaatatacgtgctgtgtgatttgtttggaggtgacgcacatggtaggtgacgggcgtgtggacgtgcaccatataaattgtgacgtaattgatttcgtggaattttatagtcaaataatcttagCATTATCCATGCACTttcatgtgttaaagaaattgaactgagaatcatgttaaaaatcatgctaaGGCTATATTCTGATATTATTGTGACCCACAGAGGtggtattgttgttgaattaattgtttaaatttttatttcatactcagtcatattcatccacTTGTGAggttatttatgggatcgagttgcacatcGCAACAGGCCATATATTTTAtcggggctgcacgccgcagcaggtcttataagctttattattatatggatcgggactgcatgccgcaacaggctttacaggctttattattatgtgaTCGGACTGCACGTCGCAGTAGGCAATATTGGCTttatataacgcttgggctgaaggagcccctccggagtctgcaccctcCCCAGTGAGCGCTACACCCCCCCACAATGAGCGcaaatgatattatatttgggatggacttcctagggcatggagttgccttatttatttctaatttttctGGGCAAGGGTCTTGCCCGAGTCatttattatatttgggatggagtttcctgggctggattggccctatacaatactgagtgactgaatgtcatttattatgtatatatatgggatggatcttccctgggctggattggccatatgcagtgctgagtgattgagtactctgagagtgtgagtacatgagtttatcattgtgctgcattgcattagacatgcatacttgatatgtaggcataaagTAGTACTTTTCTCCATGTCATCtgataatgaaatttcttatctgtcgttaaagtttttgagaaataacacagatttcagacttactcatatttcgGTGATgttcggcaaaagatttgagttttactgttatacttgaaaagaaaatatttattttccaTAACTGTATACAAGCTGAGCAtgttattattgagttattacttgtgctgctttaaattgtattgttatgagatgttattagttattggagttggactctcacccttgtcccagctcgtcactactttcaacctaatgtGAGGTTttttacttattaagtacatggggtcggttgtactcatactacacttctgcaccatgCTTGCAGATTTCTGATGTTGATATTACTGTGTACTGCGGAagatggatctgaagatgtacctgtgttccagtCATTGGtgcctcttgttcatgatagctttagaatttttaatctgttcatgtatattccagacagatgacatatttttattcCACACCAGTTTTATAAATTCtgaatcttagaagctcatgatttgtattaccagtccttggggagtgtattagagttagttaattattaattgaatcagatatttgtaaattggcttacctaatgggttgggttagatgccatcatggctagttggattttgggttgtgacactggAAATACAATTATGTTATTGcttttatttctgtattttaatTGTCTTGTTCTTTCTTAAGTTGCTTTAATTTTCATGTACCTTAAGTTATCTTATAATGTTGTTAGTTTTGTGTATTTCTTATAATATACTTTTATTTGATGAAGAAAATTAAATTTCCAGTGTTCAGTTGGATCCAAGATGAGTAATGAAGATATATGCTTTAtggatagtgctacaactcaCACTATACTAAGAgaatagaaatatttctcttatttggttatGAAATAGGCCCATGTGAATACAATATCAGGTAGTATAAAATTAATTGAGGGCTCTAGAAGAGCGGCTTTATTACTACCTGGTTGAACAATATTGGCTATAAATAATATCTTGTATTGTAGTAAGTCTTgaagaaacttattgagtttcaaagctattcgccaaaatggctaccaTGTTGAGACTTCCAATGAGGGAAATGTTGAATCCCTTTATATTATTACAATAACAGCGGAAAAAGATGTATACATGAAAAGTTACCCGCATTTTCCTCTGGCTTGTAGCACACAAGTATTAGTGTGGTTGAATCACATGTCGTAGTAAATAAGAAATTTAGTGAttctaataattttattatttggcaagACCGGCTGGGCCATCCCGGTTCTAATATGATGcgcaaaataattgagaattcacatgggcaCATATTGAAGAATCAAAAGATTTTTCAATCTAAAGAATTCTCTTGTGATgcttgttctcaaggaaaattgaTTATTAGACCATCAGAAACTAAGAATTCCCTacatttttggaacgtatacagggtAAAATATGTGGGGCTCATACACCCTctatgtggaccattcaaatttTATATGATTTTGATAGATGCATCTAAAAGATGGACACGTGTGTACTTGTGATCAACTCACTATATGGCATCTgtgagattgttggctcaaataataaggttaagagcataattttcaaattATGCAATTatgacaattcgtcttgataatggtggtaagtttacatcccaagccttaAATGACTATTGTATATCAACTGGATAATAATTGAGCAtctggttgctcatgttcatactcaaaatggtctagcggaatcattgatcaaatatCTCTGATTGATTGCTaaaccaatgcttatgagaaaaaaaaaacttccaaTTTTAGTATAGGGTCATGTTATTTTGCATGCAGCAGTACTTGTGCAGATAAGGCTCACAAGTTATCTGTCACGATTCAGTTCCCaccataggccgtgatggcaGCCAACCTatcattaggcaagccaacaattaaaTCAACCAGATGATAGATAATTCAAGCGTATCTCGAAATAAACAATGAAATAAAATAGCTGGAATCGtttattttcataataaaatattGATATTAACTTAAAGGTTCAAACACGGTCAAATATAAACCCAGAATCATAATGGAATACTGCCAAGAACAAGAatctaaatccccaaaatcatgtgttacaagtgcatgagcatctactaggaagtacaataCTACTACAACATATATCTGAAACATAAAATAGACAGGGTATGATAAATGAATAAGACAGGGACTCTGTGTGCTGTGGATCGTAACATGGAGTGcatctcaccataaagtctcctcagcagttGCGCCTATGAGTCAAGATAACCACCAAAAGTACATGTCTCATTGCCTGCACAAATAGtgaagaagtatagtatgagtacgtaaatcgaTGCGTACACAGTAAGTATCTAACCTAACATTGAAGAAAtagtgacgaagggtcgacttcgatacttactagtggtccagtaAATCAAGTACAATAAAAGTAGACAGGTATGAAGCATAGCAAATAAAATAATGGAAACAGATATATGTACATACCACAATCATCCACAGAAGAGTAAACACAACGTCCTCGAATACCCAATACTACCGCGAATGTAATGTATGTCAGGTCAATAACCACTAAATTTTCACGTCTCAAGTCAGATGGATTTATAGATACACTGACTCCTTATTaaatattatgcacgattctgctgaggcgaacgacatgatcccataagagtgatggTATAAGACCCTATAGTGGCGTACGACCTGATTCCATAAGAATAATGTACACTGCCGAGTACAATTGGATTTATAGATGCATCTCATAATACTGCTGAGGCGAACAACTCGATCCTATAAGAATATGTTACATGATATTACTGAGGCaaacaacctgatcccataagaatattgcTCAAGCGttcagcccaatcccataagaatataaAACTTTGACGGATCAATGGCCCCACTCATGAATATACGTATGAGTTATGAAATTCAAAAAACTTTCGGATGAATACGCTCAATGCAGAAGAAATCCGTAAAAGGAAGTAGAATTTTCACtactaatcaagtagctcgtcaagtaTATGCAAGTCTAGTCTTAGGTAAAATATAAATTAAGGGATTTAAacaggcaagaataactcaaataatgTAGTTAAAGCATAACGTAAGTCTAAGTTTACACGGACATGATCAAGAAATTCTAGCATACGTATAGACATTCGTCACCTCACACGTGCGTAGTTCCCATAACACGCAGCACATAAAAAATATAGCACATACAgcgtaaattccccctcac
This DNA window, taken from Nicotiana tabacum cultivar K326 chromosome 15, ASM71507v2, whole genome shotgun sequence, encodes the following:
- the LOC107799721 gene encoding uncharacterized protein LOC107799721 codes for the protein MEDSIISLVLLGVISWTTLFLLIRKVFPKRSFDFCNRLVSTVHASLAVILASLSVQDWSCPLCPVASKSSPKQMRALAMTAAYLIYDFVCCLFDKNVKIDNLIHHLVCVIGIGAGHAYERCGSEMVATLWITEISSPFLHLRELLKELGYRDTDLNFAADVLFAVIFSIARMIGGPYLAYVTLSADNPILIKAMALGLQLVSAFWFYKIVRMVMYKFSRRTKSVAVSSKK